In one Oryza glaberrima chromosome 2, OglaRS2, whole genome shotgun sequence genomic region, the following are encoded:
- the LOC127762884 gene encoding pumilio homolog 1-like produces the protein MAPSPAAAAGPTFEDLERDLQAVLMDQNHSATADELSMFRSGSAPPTVQGARTAVGSLFSAAPVHVDSFVDPSNGGVGDVLSDEEIRSHPAYLSYYYSNEHLNPRLPPPMVSKEDWRVAQRVQAVSGGVGDRRRRPSDVGGGSSLFSVQPGARHGNGEDLLVNDRMGGGERNGLTRQQSSEWLGSGADGLIGLSDSSGLGSRRKSFADALQENISRPASAASHLSRSNSRNAFDSPNPIRPDSSRAQLQSRSESMNGLRSGSTSPSLVRVQSLGSSISHNFASAVGSSISRSTTPDPQLIRRTPSPCLPPVGVRMGSTDKKVDGSAVASHNHDTADIAAALSSMNLSGSKMASLEAEVQNRAYQNFGDQTDVLFSVPKERRQLSQQKLAQNADEESINALEYAAFPNGSGNFNNSNMSKLSVDSRSKFPIQSPHGNANNKGSLVSPTGSVSLYQNLNGDNSNIDVSVRNNKIRSSSFGSSMLNNQLSADGEYVNLLSNQGGSGFQGQPMESMYAPYLQANSDSPLGAATNLNPFQGSSFSGSVPLDSPGYQKAYIASLLAQQKLQYGVPYLGKSGSLSPNIYGSDPAFGMGGMAYLSSPTSTPFISSPQGHVRQGDRLARISSMGKTTTGGPMGSWNSDNGLIDNGYGSSLLEEFKTNKTRSFELLDIVGHVVEFSSDQYGSRFIQQKLETASAEEKDTIFPEILPQARTLMTDVFGNYVIQKFFEYGTEPQKKQLASLLKGYVLQLSLQMYGCRVIQKALEVVEVEQQTQMALELDGNIMKCVRDQNGNHVIQKCIECIPQERIRFIISAFYGHVVELSTHPYGCRVIQRVLEHCDDENTQSTMMEEIMQSVVLLTLDQYGNYVIQHVLQHGKPDERSAIIKQLAGQIVKMSQQKFASNVVEKCLSFGSPEERQILINEMLGTTDENEPLQAMMKDQFANYVVQKVLETCDDQNRELILSRIKVHLNALKRYTYGKHIVARVEKLIAAGERRSGVSSSSS, from the exons ATGGCGCCATCTCCTGCAGCAGCGGCTGGCCCCACTTTCGAGGACCTTGAGCGCGACCTGCAGGCAGTATTGATGGACCAGAACCACTCGGCGACCGCCGATGAGCTCAGCATGTTCCGCAGTGGCAGTGCTCCTCCCACTGTTCAGGGTGCTCGCACTGCCGTTGGTTCCCTCTTCTCTGCTGCGCCTGTTCACGTCGACAGCTTTGTTGATCCCAGCAATGGTGGTGTTGGTGATGTGCTCTCTGATGAGGAGATAAGGTCTCACCCAGCCTACCTGTCGTACTACTATTCCAATGAGCACCTCAATCCAAGGTTGCCACCACCAATGGTGTCGAAGGAGGATTGGCGTGTCGCTCAGCGAGTACAGGCTGTTTCAGGAGGGGTAGGggataggaggaggaggccctcgGATGTGGGGGGTGGAAGTTCGCTGTTTTCGGTGCAGCCGGGGGCACGGCATGGTAATGGAGAGGATTTACTGGTGAATGATAGGATGGGCGGAGGAGAAAGAAACGGGCTCACGCGTCAGCAATCATCAGAGTGGCTTGGGAGTGGTGCAGATGGGCTCATTGGGCTATCGGATTCCAGTGGTCTTGGGTCCCGTCGCAAGAGCTTTGCTGATGCCTTGCAG GAAAATATTAGTCGTCCTGCTTCTGCGGCCAGTCATCTTTCACGGTCTAATAGCCGGAATGCTTTCGACAGCCCAAATCCAATTAGACCTGATTCATCAAGAGCACAACTGCAGAGCAGATCAGAATCCATGAATGGCTTGCGATCTGGATCCACTTCACCCAGTCTTGTCAGGGTCCAAAGTTTAGGTTCTTCAATCTCTCATAACTTTGCTTCTGCAGTAGGCTCCTCTATCTCAAGAAGCACCACCCCTGACCCCCAGTTGATTCGGAGGACTCCAAGTCCTTGCCTTCCTCCAGTTGGAGTTAGGATGGGAAGTACTGATAAGAAGGTTGATGGCTCGGCTGTTGCTTCACATAATCATGATACTGCTGACATTGCGGCGGCTCTATCTTCTATGAACCTTTCTGGTAGCAAGATGGCCAGTTTAGAAGCTGAAGTTCAAAATCGTGCATACCAGAACTTTGGTGATCAAACAGATGTACTCTTTAGCGTTCCAAAGGAGCGCAGACAATTATCTCAGCAGAAGTTAGCTCAAAATGCTGATGAAGAATCGATAAATGCGTTGGAATATGCAGCTTTTCCAAATGGTAGCGGTAACTTCAATAATTCAAATATGAGCAAGCTGTCAGTTGATAGCAGGAGCAAGTTTCCTATACAATCACCGCATGGTAATGCCAATAATAAAGGATCTCTTGTGAGCCCCACTGGATCTGTGTCTCTCTACCAGAACCTTAATGGTGATAACTCCAACATTGATGTATCTGTACGGAATAATAAGATCCGTTCAAGTAGCTTTGGTTCATCCATGCTGAACAATCAACTGAGTGCTG ATGGTGAATATGTTAATCTTCTTTCGAATCAAGGGGGATCTGGTTTTCAGGGCCAACCAATGGAGTCAATGTATGCTCCATACTTGCAGGCAAACTCTGACTCTCCCCTTGGTGCAGCCACAAACTTGAATCCATTCCAAGGAAGCAGCTTTTCTGGTTCAGTGCCCCTAGATAGCCCTGGATACCAAAAAGCTTATATTGCCTCATTACTCGCTCAGCAGAAGCTACAGTATGGCGTGCCATACCTGGGCAAGTCTGGTAGTCTTAGCCCGAATATTTATGGCAGTGACCCTGCATTTGGCATGGGGGGAATGGCATATTTATCGAGTCCAACATCTACCCCTTTTATCTCATCTCCTCAGGGCCATGTTAGGCAAGGAGATAGGCTAGCTCGTATCTCATCTATGGGTAAGACCACTACTGGAGGGCCTATGGGATCTTGGAATTCAGATAATGGTCTAATTGATAATGGTTATGGATCTTCTCTGCTGGAGGAATTTAAGACCAACAAAACCAGATCTTTTGAGCTGTTAGATATTGTAGGTCATGTGGTCGAGTTCAG CTCGGACCAGTATGGAAGTCGCTTTATACAACAGAAACTAGAAACGGCTTCTGCTGAAGAGAAGGACACCATTTTTCCAGAGATTCTTCCTCAAGCACGAACTCTGATGACTGATGTTTTTGGAAACTATGTTATACAGAAA TTCTTTGAATATGGGACTGAACCACAGAAGAAACAACTGGCTAGCTTACTCAAGGGCTATGTATTGCAGCTGTCTCTTCAAATGTATGGTTGCCGGGTGATTCAGAAG GCTTTAGAAGTGGTTGAGGTGGAACAACAAACCCAAATGGCTTTGGAGCTTGATGGAAATATTATGAAATGTGTCCGTGATCAGAATGGCAACCATGTAATCCAGAAATGCATAGAATGCATCCCTCAAGAAAGGATACGGTTCATTATATCTGCCTTTTATGGACACGTGGTTGAGCTTTCCACTCATCCATATGGTTGCCGTGTTATTCAG CGTGTCTTGGAGCACTGTGACGATGAAAATACGCAGAGCACCATGATGGAAGAGATCATGCAGTCTGTGGTTCTGTTGACACTAGACCAGTATGGCAATTATGTTATCCAG CATGTCTTGCAACACGGGAAACCAGATGAACGTTCTGCTATTATTAAGCAACTGGCTGGCCAGATTGTGAAGATGAGCCAACAGAAATTTGCTTCCAATGTTGTTGAGAAGTGCCTTTCCTTCGGTAGTCCTGAGGAGCGCCAGATTCTAATTAATGAAATGCTTGGCACAACTGACGAGAATGAGCCATTACAG GCAATGATGAAAGACCAGTTTGCTAACTACGTGGTGCAGAAGGTTTTGGAGACTTGTGATGACCAGAACCGTGAATTGATCCTTTCACGTATCAAAGTACATTTGAATGCACTAAAGAGATACACCTATGGGAAACATATTGTTGCACGGGTTGAGAAGCTTATTGCTGCAGGAG AAAGGCGCAGTGGAGTGTCTTCGTCATCTTCGTGA
- the LOC127761400 gene encoding thioredoxin-like 3-2, chloroplastic, with translation MASAHAATVAGEAAVAASPSRRVLAGGRPPPPCISFLSKSPSWWASISLPPGPRRAAAAAEERVEEEEEEEPTWVELEPIGSEQQLERALAEAQQLGLPIVLLWMASWCRKCIYLKPKLEKLAAECYPRIRFYCVDVNAVPQKLVNRAGVTKMPSIQLWSDSQKQAEVIGGHKSWLVIDDVRRMIDQEE, from the exons ATGGCCTCCGCCCACGCAGCCACCGTCGCCGGGgaagcagcggtggcggcgtcgccgtcccgTCGTGTCCTTGCCGgtggccggcctcctccgccctgcatctccttcctctccaaATCGCCGTCCTGGTGGGcctcgatctctctccctccagggccccgccgcgccgccgccgcggccgaggagagggtggaggaggaagaggaggaggagccgacctgggtggagctggagccgaTCGGCAGCGAGCAGCAGCTGGAGCGTGCCCTCGCGGAGGCGCAGCAGCTCGGCCTCCCCATCGTCCTTCTCTG GATGGCAAGCTGGTGCAGGAAGTGTATATATTTGAAGCCTAAACTAGAGAAGTTGGCAGCAGAATGCTATCCAAG AATTCGGTTCTACTGTGTCGATGTCAATGCTGTTCCTCAAAAGCTTGTCAATCGTGCAGGAGTAACA AAGATGCCTTCAATACAG CTGTGGAGTGACTCTCAAAAACAGGCTGAGGTGATTGGTGGACACAAATCCTGGCTAGTAATTGACGATGTTCGGAGGATGATCGATCAGGAGGAATGA
- the LOC127761376 gene encoding probable protein S-acyltransferase 15 encodes MARRRGGAAAAAASPAVIGAVSVLGLVYYSTVFVFLDHWLGLGTLAGAAHAAAFSLVVAACFFSFVCAAAADPGSVPASFAPDAEDPQRQGLKSRYCDKCCMYKPSRTHHCKVCKRCVLKMDHHCVWINNCVGYANYKSFIICVLNATIGSLYSLVVFLFDLFQTEHEYDVPYVKIIHVLVGVLLFFLSLTIGSLLCWHIYLLCHNMTTIEYREATRAKWLAQKSGQKYRHRFDLGTRKNIQMIMGPNILCWLCPTATGHLKDGTEFQITNN; translated from the exons atggcgcggaggaggggaggcgcggcggcggccgcggcctcgccggccgTGATCGGGGCGGTGTCCGTGCTGGGCCTGGTGTACTACTCCACGGTGTTCGTCTTCCTGGACCACTGGCTCGGCCTCGGCACACtggccggcgccgcccacgccgccgccttctccctcgtcgtcgccgcgtgcttcttctccttcgtctGCGCCGCGGCCGCTGACCCGGGCTCCGTGCCCGCCTCCTTCGCCCCCGACGCCGAGGACCCGCAGCGGCAG GGATTAAAATCGAGGTATTGCGATAAATGCTGCATGTACAAACCTTCTCGAACTCACCATTGCAAGGTGTGCAAAAGGTGTGTTCTTAAAATG GACCATCACTGTGTCTGGATTAACAACTGCGTGGGTTATGCAAACTACAAATCATTTATCATCTGTGTTCTAAATGCAACCATCGGGTCTCTTTACTCATTA GTGGTATTTCTATTTGATCTCTTCCAGACAGAACATGAATATGATGTTCCTTATGTGAAGATCatacat GTCTTGGTCGGTGTTCTTTTGTTCTTCTTAAGCTTGACAATAGGTTCTCTATTATGCTGGCACATCTATCTCTTATGTCATAACATGACAACGATAGAG TACCGAGAGGCAACTAGAGCGAAGTGGCTTGCACAGAAGAGTGGACAGAAGTATCGGCACCGCTTTGATCTTGGCACGCGGAAGAACATTCAAATG ATCATGGGCCCAAACATCCTGTGCTGGCTTTGCCCTACTGCAACAGGGCATCTCAAGGATGGCACTGAGTTCCAGATCACAAACAACTGA